One stretch of Hymenobacter chitinivorans DSM 11115 DNA includes these proteins:
- the fabF gene encoding beta-ketoacyl-ACP synthase II: MPELKRVVITGVGAVTPLGNTAESFGRALVAGVSGAAPITRFDAAKFKTRFACEVKGFDPLNFLERSEARKYDLFTQYALAATEEAVRHAQLDFDRLNRNRIGVIWGSGIGGLCTLQEQITEFARGDGTPRFNPFFISKMIVDIAAGVISIKYGLRGLNYATVSACATSTTALIDAFTYLRLGKADILISGGSEATVNETAVGGFNASRALSTRNDEPTGASRPFDVGRDGFVLGEGAGALVLEEYEHARRRGAPILAEVVGGGMAADAYHLTGTHPEGEGAYLGMQAALDDAGLQPEQIDYLNAHATSTPQGDTSELRAIRRLFGSDSELRISATKSMTGHLLGAAGAIEAIACVQAVRDDVIPPTINTTTVEPEFAQGLHLTLNRAEHRRVDYALSNTFGFGGHVACLIVKKYST, from the coding sequence ATGCCTGAATTAAAACGCGTAGTCATTACCGGAGTGGGCGCCGTGACACCACTCGGCAACACCGCCGAATCCTTTGGCCGGGCCCTAGTAGCGGGCGTCAGCGGGGCGGCGCCCATCACCCGCTTCGACGCGGCCAAGTTTAAAACCCGCTTTGCCTGTGAGGTTAAAGGCTTTGACCCACTCAACTTCCTGGAGCGCAGCGAAGCGCGCAAGTATGACCTCTTCACCCAGTACGCCCTGGCCGCGACGGAGGAAGCCGTGCGCCACGCCCAACTGGATTTCGACCGGCTGAACCGCAACCGTATCGGCGTCATTTGGGGTTCGGGCATCGGGGGGCTGTGCACGCTGCAGGAGCAAATCACGGAATTTGCCCGCGGCGACGGCACGCCCCGCTTCAACCCGTTCTTTATCAGCAAGATGATCGTAGATATCGCCGCTGGGGTCATTTCCATCAAGTACGGCCTGCGGGGTCTGAATTACGCCACGGTGTCGGCCTGCGCTACCTCCACAACGGCGCTGATTGACGCCTTTACCTACCTGCGCCTGGGCAAGGCCGATATTTTGATTTCCGGGGGCTCGGAAGCAACCGTGAACGAGACGGCCGTGGGCGGCTTCAACGCCTCCCGGGCGTTGTCGACCCGCAACGACGAGCCCACTGGCGCCTCCCGGCCGTTTGACGTGGGCCGGGACGGCTTTGTGCTGGGTGAAGGCGCGGGGGCCCTCGTGTTGGAAGAGTACGAGCACGCCCGGCGGCGCGGGGCACCCATCCTGGCCGAAGTGGTGGGCGGGGGCATGGCCGCCGATGCCTACCACCTGACCGGCACCCACCCCGAGGGCGAAGGCGCCTACCTGGGCATGCAGGCCGCCCTGGACGACGCCGGCCTGCAGCCCGAGCAGATTGACTACCTCAACGCCCACGCCACTTCCACCCCCCAGGGCGACACGAGCGAGCTGCGGGCCATACGCCGCCTGTTTGGTTCGGACTCGGAGCTGCGCATCAGCGCCACCAAATCTATGACCGGCCACCTGCTGGGCGCAGCCGGAGCCATCGAAGCCATTGCCTGCGTGCAGGCCGTGCGCGACGACGTGATTCCGCCCACCATCAACACGACCACCGTGGAGCCGGAATTTGCCCAGGGCCTGCACCTGACCCTGAACCGCGCCGAGCACCGGCGCGTGGACTACGCGCTGAGCAACACCTTCGGCTTTGGCGGGCACGTGGCCTGCCTGATTGTGAAGAAATATTCGACCTAA
- a CDS encoding thiolase family protein: protein MNAYLLDFARTPFQFARKGAFAALPPAELAAQLVRGLLARQAFDPAELEDVLLGCAYPEGEQGDNLARIVALLAGLPDHVAGATINRFCGSSMTSIHAAAGSIATGAGEAFLCLGVESMTKVPQGGLHPAPNPRLQQLRPEAYIAMGLTAENVARRYNISREAQEEFAAASQAKAVVAAADAFADELLPVTLPDGTLVTQDGCLRPATSLEGLAALKPAFAADGTVTAGTSSPLTDGAAAVLVVSEAFLRRHNLTPLAQLRAVAVAGVAPEVMGLGPVPATGKALARAGLGVADIDVVELNEAFAAQALACQQELGLAPAKLNLDGGALALGHPLGATGARITGKAASLLRRTGGRYALATQCIGGGQGIATVLERC, encoded by the coding sequence ATGAATGCTTACCTGCTGGATTTTGCCCGCACTCCGTTTCAGTTTGCCCGCAAAGGCGCTTTTGCGGCTCTGCCGCCGGCCGAGCTGGCCGCCCAGCTGGTGCGGGGGCTGCTGGCCCGCCAAGCCTTTGACCCGGCCGAGCTGGAAGATGTGCTACTGGGCTGCGCCTACCCCGAGGGCGAGCAGGGCGACAACCTGGCCCGCATCGTGGCCTTGCTGGCCGGGCTGCCCGACCACGTGGCCGGGGCCACCATCAACCGCTTCTGCGGCTCCTCGATGACGAGCATACACGCGGCGGCCGGCAGCATTGCCACCGGCGCCGGCGAGGCTTTTCTGTGCCTGGGCGTGGAATCGATGACCAAAGTACCCCAGGGCGGCCTCCACCCCGCGCCCAACCCGCGCCTGCAGCAGCTGCGCCCGGAAGCGTATATCGCCATGGGCCTGACGGCCGAGAACGTGGCCCGGCGCTACAATATCAGTCGGGAGGCCCAGGAGGAGTTTGCTGCCGCCAGCCAAGCCAAAGCCGTCGTGGCGGCAGCCGACGCCTTCGCCGACGAGCTGCTTCCGGTGACGCTGCCCGACGGCACCCTCGTGACCCAGGACGGCTGCCTGCGCCCGGCTACGTCGCTCGAAGGTCTGGCGGCGCTCAAGCCTGCCTTTGCCGCCGACGGAACCGTAACGGCGGGTACCTCGTCGCCGCTGACGGACGGGGCGGCGGCCGTGCTGGTAGTGAGCGAGGCGTTTTTACGGCGGCACAACCTTACGCCCCTGGCCCAGCTGCGGGCCGTAGCCGTGGCGGGCGTAGCCCCCGAGGTAATGGGCCTGGGCCCGGTGCCAGCCACGGGCAAGGCGCTGGCCCGGGCGGGGCTGGGTGTGGCCGACATCGACGTGGTAGAGCTCAACGAGGCGTTTGCCGCCCAGGCCCTGGCCTGCCAGCAGGAACTAGGCCTCGCGCCAGCCAAGCTGAACCTGGACGGGGGCGCCCTTGCCCTGGGGCACCCGCTCGGGGCCACCGGGGCCCGCATTACGGGCAAAGCCGCGAGCCTGCTGCGGCGCACGGGCGGCCGCTACGCCCTGGCCACGCAGTGCATTGGTGGCGGGCAGGGCATTGCGACGGTGCTCGAACGCTGCTAA
- a CDS encoding TetR/AcrR family transcriptional regulator codes for MSKAERTRQFIIEQTAPIFNRQGYAGTSLSDLTLATGLTKGAIYGNFENKEEVALAAFEHNLSYVTNGLRASAAKSASAREKLLAVPRFYRHAYAEIRARGGCPILNTAVEVDDAPPSPLRRRVEETLRGWRGNLVRIIEAGQQTGELRPEINAAHYATVFMALIEGGVLLANTTGDAQALYTTLDHLEHVIETQLVT; via the coding sequence ATGTCCAAAGCCGAGCGCACCCGCCAGTTCATTATCGAGCAAACTGCCCCGATTTTCAACCGTCAGGGCTACGCGGGCACGTCTTTGAGCGACCTGACCCTGGCCACCGGCCTGACCAAGGGCGCCATCTACGGCAACTTTGAAAACAAGGAAGAAGTAGCCCTGGCGGCCTTCGAGCACAACCTATCCTACGTAACCAACGGCCTGCGCGCCAGCGCCGCCAAGTCGGCCTCGGCCCGCGAGAAGCTGCTGGCCGTGCCGCGCTTCTACCGGCACGCCTACGCCGAAATACGCGCCCGGGGTGGCTGCCCCATTCTCAACACGGCCGTGGAAGTCGACGATGCCCCGCCCAGCCCCCTGCGGCGGCGCGTGGAAGAAACCCTGCGCGGCTGGCGCGGCAACCTGGTGCGTATCATCGAAGCCGGGCAGCAAACTGGGGAGCTGCGCCCCGAAATCAATGCCGCGCACTACGCCACGGTCTTCATGGCCCTCATCGAGGGCGGCGTGCTGCTGGCCAACACCACCGGCGACGCCCAGGCGCTCTACACCACTCTCGACCACCTCGAGCACGTCATTGAAACGCAGTTGGTGACCTGA
- a CDS encoding ketopantoate reductase family protein: protein MNFQQQPFELAVVGLGGVGGYFGFKLAQYYAESAAVRVTFIARGATYAAVRRQGLTLLSPEHTDSVAHPAQVLATVAELPTVDLLLLCVKEYDLEDLCRQLRPELPAGTVILPLMNGVDIYERIRRQLPQVIILPACVYVASHLQSPGVVEHRGNPGSIIVGQDPQHPSFNPTPLLKQLTAAGIQLEYQTDAFPAIWTKFFFIASFGLVSARYNQSIGQVHENPVLHARARRLMQEIAAIAQAKGIALPPDLIERTFQKAATFPYHTPTSLQLDVHAGKARTELELFAGAILSYGAALDLPVPETRTIYQEIQAQLAATEPPQAPVAPS from the coding sequence ATGAATTTTCAGCAGCAACCCTTTGAACTTGCCGTCGTCGGACTGGGCGGCGTTGGGGGCTATTTTGGCTTCAAGCTGGCTCAATACTACGCCGAATCGGCCGCGGTTCGGGTTACGTTTATTGCCCGCGGGGCCACCTATGCCGCCGTGCGCCGGCAGGGCCTCACGCTGCTCTCGCCCGAGCACACCGATTCCGTGGCCCATCCGGCGCAGGTGCTGGCCACGGTGGCCGAGCTGCCCACGGTAGACCTGTTGCTGCTCTGCGTCAAGGAGTACGACCTGGAAGACCTCTGCCGCCAGCTCCGTCCCGAGCTGCCGGCCGGCACCGTAATTCTGCCCCTGATGAACGGCGTAGACATCTACGAGCGGATCCGGCGGCAACTGCCGCAGGTCATCATCCTGCCGGCCTGCGTGTACGTGGCGTCCCATCTGCAAAGCCCGGGCGTGGTAGAGCACCGCGGCAATCCGGGCAGCATCATTGTTGGCCAAGACCCGCAGCATCCTTCCTTCAATCCTACCCCCCTGCTAAAGCAACTCACGGCCGCCGGCATTCAGCTAGAGTATCAGACGGATGCCTTTCCCGCCATCTGGACCAAGTTTTTCTTTATTGCCAGCTTTGGCTTGGTCTCGGCCCGCTACAACCAATCCATCGGTCAGGTTCACGAAAACCCAGTGCTGCACGCCCGGGCCCGGCGCCTGATGCAGGAAATAGCGGCCATTGCCCAGGCCAAAGGCATTGCCCTGCCCCCCGACCTCATCGAGCGTACGTTCCAAAAAGCCGCCACCTTCCCCTACCACACCCCTACTTCCCTGCAGCTGGACGTGCACGCGGGCAAGGCCCGCACGGAGCTGGAGTTGTTTGCCGGCGCCATCCTCTCCTACGGCGCAGCCCTGGACCTGCCCGTGCCGGAAACCCGGACCATTTACCAGGAAATTCAGGCGCAGTTGGCCGCCACAGAGCCGCCGCAGGCGCCAGTCGCGCCCAGTTAG
- a CDS encoding LysR family transcriptional regulator, with the protein MNLDQIRYFLLLADKLHFWQTAEQLPLSQSALSRHMQRLEAELGFRLLERTPRQVRLTAAGQLLRTEWTRLLRELDAVHRHARQVSTGEVGSVRIGHIGAAAYGWLPRLLARFTARYPLVHLDLLEVSATEAEHPLLTYQVDVGFWREPATNPALVSEPVFVEPLALVVPEQHWAQAETFTSLAALRDESFVLPDLKGSSAYVQTLRDLFSQYGFAPRGTVTSDFGTTMLHLVAAGLGVSVLPLTYASSPLPGLRFIELPQQSAVYSVWRREDDSAVLRHLLEEARAQPPQ; encoded by the coding sequence ATGAACTTGGACCAGATTCGCTACTTTCTACTGCTGGCCGACAAGCTGCACTTCTGGCAGACCGCCGAGCAGCTGCCCCTGAGTCAATCGGCGCTCAGCCGGCACATGCAGCGCCTGGAGGCCGAACTGGGCTTCCGGCTGCTGGAGCGCACCCCGCGGCAGGTGCGCCTGACGGCGGCCGGGCAGCTGCTGCGCACCGAATGGACCAGGCTGCTGCGGGAGCTGGATGCCGTGCACCGGCACGCCCGGCAGGTGAGTACCGGGGAGGTGGGCAGTGTGCGCATTGGTCACATCGGGGCGGCGGCCTACGGGTGGCTGCCGCGGCTGCTGGCCCGCTTTACGGCCCGCTACCCGTTGGTCCACCTCGATTTGCTGGAAGTCAGCGCCACTGAGGCCGAGCACCCGCTGCTGACGTATCAGGTAGACGTGGGCTTTTGGCGGGAGCCGGCCACCAATCCGGCCCTGGTTTCGGAGCCCGTGTTTGTGGAGCCGCTGGCCTTGGTAGTGCCCGAGCAGCACTGGGCGCAGGCCGAAACGTTTACCTCCCTGGCAGCCCTGCGCGACGAGTCCTTCGTGCTGCCGGATTTGAAAGGCTCTTCGGCTTACGTGCAAACCTTGCGCGACCTATTCAGCCAGTACGGGTTTGCGCCCCGGGGCACCGTTACTTCCGATTTTGGCACTACAATGCTGCACCTGGTGGCCGCCGGCCTGGGCGTATCGGTGTTGCCCCTGACGTACGCCAGCAGTCCGCTGCCAGGATTGCGCTTTATCGAGCTGCCCCAGCAGTCGGCCGTGTACTCGGTGTGGCGGCGCGAGGACGACTCGGCCGTGCTGCGGCATTTACTGGAAGAGGCGCGGGCGCAGCCGCCGCAGTAG
- a CDS encoding MBL fold metallo-hydrolase: MKSTLMLSAALAALTIPALAQTAPAAAPARVAADQIATKKGPLTLQPITHGSVVLTWNGKTIYVDPYGGAAAYAGLAAPDVILITDIHGDHLDPKTLVGLSVGKALMVVPQAVADKLPAEYKAQVRVLGNGQRLDTLGMQVSAIPMYNLPEAPDAMHTKGRGNGYVLNLGGKNVYLSGDTEDIAEMRALKGIDVAFVCMNLPYTMDVNQAAQGVLAFKPGIVYPYHYRGQNGLSDVETFKKTVNAANKKIDVRLRNWYAAGQ, translated from the coding sequence ATGAAGTCTACCCTTATGCTCTCGGCCGCTCTGGCCGCTTTGACTATTCCGGCCCTGGCCCAGACGGCGCCTGCCGCGGCCCCTGCGCGCGTGGCCGCCGACCAGATTGCCACCAAAAAAGGCCCGCTGACGCTGCAGCCCATTACCCACGGCAGCGTGGTGCTTACCTGGAACGGGAAGACTATTTACGTGGACCCCTACGGCGGGGCGGCGGCCTACGCCGGCCTGGCCGCCCCCGACGTCATTCTGATTACCGACATTCACGGTGACCACCTCGACCCCAAGACGCTGGTCGGGCTTTCCGTGGGCAAGGCCCTGATGGTGGTGCCCCAGGCCGTGGCCGATAAGCTGCCGGCCGAGTACAAAGCGCAGGTCCGGGTGCTGGGCAACGGGCAGCGGCTCGATACGCTGGGCATGCAGGTGTCGGCCATTCCGATGTACAACCTGCCCGAAGCCCCCGACGCCATGCACACCAAGGGCCGGGGCAATGGCTACGTGCTGAACCTGGGCGGCAAAAACGTGTACCTGTCCGGCGACACCGAGGACATTGCCGAAATGCGCGCCCTGAAGGGTATCGACGTGGCCTTCGTGTGCATGAACCTGCCCTACACCATGGACGTGAACCAAGCGGCCCAGGGCGTGCTGGCCTTCAAACCGGGCATCGTGTACCCCTACCACTACCGGGGGCAGAACGGCCTGAGCGACGTGGAAACCTTCAAGAAAACGGTAAACGCGGCCAACAAGAAAATTGATGTCCGGCTGCGCAACTGGTACGCCGCGGGCCAGTAA